In the genome of Paenibacillus sp. FSL R5-0766, one region contains:
- the zapA gene encoding cell division protein ZapA, which translates to MTTPDRTRVTVEIYGTSYKLVGSSADYMKQVANLVDERMGAISKQNSRLDTPRIAVLAAVHMAEQSLQTQEIRNELKMLTGERTELRNELNRLNAIQNEHQQELERRDQALADLQQLKIEAEQALQKSESDKNSEIAKLNTLLEQERAQATERVQKLQAQATAQLKEAEAKGTKQLKEMEEKAANQLKTAQAQAASQLKEAQNRSAAELQQAQAKAAAQYKELQDKTAARLKEVESRAVAERQQIEAKAAQQVQTAKEEAESAILSELEQAESNLKKAQEEAALQYKELQQQMELRLQQAEEKALQQTQELTDQANRERADLQEQAEQQRLTEINQLNAEFKALSEQLELEWMEKEAALEEQLQQAKEAAASQAKEAEAAAEALLQEEQGKFKHQLEEQRKQAETRLLDVEEQLEEVMTQLISAQDMVAEQEQQLQHERGHLESLRHEHGVRKQEQEVQTRRITELEQQLEQLKEDRSQLQELLRETEQAAQQSRDSQEQWKQKYNETVDRETSLTAQLRKLQEQHAQLEQEVQKLREAEVKSEEEQRRLQKVLEQAHAAVRTLQNEIGTLTEREQSWKNLAEQRLAEIGDLENQILEVAEQNETLESGVQSLHDELSVVKEESRFNHEEAVQYQKDAELLEEKRNQLEVELNVVREELNRLQDNYKQIRNDYSDALQREENYSSKLDELSKEKQEIVSSLEEARQSSAKLSERYSEQESRLAQTEEETLEWQIKYEELSAKQTELASRLEQLTRREEELRSSVEQAEQNDQVWQRRADEWAAQEQSWQERWATLENELTVWKRESAASSELLEGLEQERQQLDKLRAEATQEKEIMETELLEMGERYELAANQLRLLQVEREMEQEKAEQLNTEYRQLHDEYTKLQTEYNEWIELIEQDQT; encoded by the coding sequence GTGACTACACCTGATCGTACACGCGTCACCGTAGAGATCTACGGGACTTCCTATAAACTGGTTGGCAGCAGTGCCGACTATATGAAACAAGTAGCTAACCTGGTAGATGAGCGTATGGGCGCAATCTCCAAACAAAATTCCCGTCTGGATACTCCGCGTATTGCGGTACTGGCGGCTGTACATATGGCTGAACAGTCTCTTCAGACTCAGGAAATCCGTAATGAACTGAAGATGCTCACTGGAGAACGTACAGAACTGAGAAACGAATTGAATCGGTTAAACGCCATACAAAATGAACATCAACAAGAATTGGAACGGCGTGACCAGGCTCTTGCTGATTTGCAACAGCTGAAGATTGAAGCAGAGCAGGCGTTGCAAAAGTCCGAATCGGACAAAAATTCAGAGATAGCCAAGTTGAATACGCTGCTGGAGCAAGAACGCGCTCAAGCAACGGAGCGAGTGCAGAAATTGCAGGCCCAAGCGACGGCACAACTGAAGGAAGCAGAAGCCAAGGGAACGAAACAGCTGAAGGAAATGGAAGAGAAAGCGGCTAATCAGCTTAAAACTGCACAGGCACAGGCCGCTTCCCAGCTCAAAGAAGCTCAGAACCGTTCTGCAGCCGAATTGCAGCAGGCGCAGGCCAAAGCTGCGGCACAATATAAAGAGTTGCAGGACAAGACTGCAGCTCGATTAAAAGAAGTCGAAAGCCGTGCCGTTGCAGAACGTCAGCAGATTGAAGCCAAAGCTGCGCAGCAGGTTCAGACAGCCAAGGAAGAAGCCGAGTCGGCCATTTTGTCCGAGTTGGAGCAGGCAGAGAGCAATCTGAAGAAAGCTCAGGAAGAAGCAGCGCTGCAATATAAGGAACTTCAGCAACAGATGGAACTTCGTCTTCAACAGGCTGAAGAAAAAGCGTTGCAACAGACACAAGAGCTCACGGATCAAGCGAATCGGGAACGGGCTGACTTGCAGGAACAAGCGGAGCAGCAGCGCCTGACTGAGATAAATCAGTTGAATGCGGAGTTCAAGGCGTTATCCGAGCAGTTGGAACTCGAATGGATGGAGAAAGAAGCAGCCCTTGAGGAACAATTGCAGCAAGCCAAGGAAGCAGCAGCGTCCCAGGCGAAAGAAGCCGAAGCGGCGGCAGAGGCCTTGTTGCAAGAAGAACAGGGCAAGTTCAAGCATCAACTTGAGGAACAACGTAAACAGGCGGAGACTCGACTATTAGATGTCGAAGAACAATTGGAAGAAGTAATGACCCAGCTTATCAGTGCACAGGACATGGTTGCAGAGCAAGAACAGCAGCTTCAGCACGAGCGTGGTCACTTGGAATCGTTACGTCATGAGCATGGGGTCCGTAAACAGGAGCAGGAAGTTCAGACTCGCCGAATTACGGAACTGGAACAACAACTGGAGCAGTTGAAAGAGGATCGTTCCCAGTTGCAGGAGCTTCTGCGTGAAACGGAACAGGCTGCCCAGCAATCCCGTGATTCACAGGAACAATGGAAGCAGAAGTATAATGAAACTGTGGACAGAGAAACCTCTCTCACAGCACAGCTGCGCAAACTTCAGGAGCAACATGCACAGCTTGAACAGGAAGTTCAAAAGCTTCGTGAGGCTGAAGTGAAGTCGGAAGAGGAACAGCGCAGACTGCAAAAAGTGCTTGAACAGGCTCATGCTGCGGTGCGTACATTGCAGAATGAGATCGGTACGCTTACGGAACGTGAGCAGTCCTGGAAGAACCTTGCTGAGCAGCGATTGGCTGAGATCGGAGACCTGGAGAATCAGATTCTTGAAGTTGCTGAACAAAATGAAACGTTGGAGTCTGGTGTGCAATCCCTTCATGATGAATTGTCCGTGGTGAAGGAAGAGTCTCGTTTCAACCATGAAGAGGCTGTGCAATACCAGAAGGATGCAGAGCTTTTGGAAGAGAAACGCAATCAGCTTGAAGTTGAGCTAAATGTTGTTCGGGAAGAGCTGAACCGACTTCAGGATAACTATAAACAAATCCGTAATGATTACAGTGATGCATTACAACGGGAAGAGAATTACAGTTCCAAGCTGGATGAATTGAGCAAGGAGAAACAAGAGATTGTGAGCTCACTTGAAGAAGCGAGACAGTCTTCGGCTAAACTTTCCGAGCGTTACTCTGAGCAAGAGAGCCGGCTAGCCCAGACTGAGGAAGAAACGTTGGAATGGCAGATCAAATACGAAGAACTGTCAGCCAAACAGACCGAGTTGGCATCCCGTCTGGAGCAGTTGACAAGACGTGAAGAAGAACTTCGCTCAAGTGTTGAACAAGCAGAGCAGAACGACCAGGTGTGGCAACGCCGTGCAGATGAATGGGCGGCTCAGGAACAATCCTGGCAGGAACGCTGGGCTACACTTGAGAATGAACTGACGGTTTGGAAGAGAGAAAGTGCTGCAAGTAGTGAGTTGCTGGAGGGACTGGAGCAAGAACGACAGCAACTGGACAAGTTACGTGCAGAAGCGACCCAAGAGAAAGAGATCATGGAAACTGAACTGCTTGAGATGGGGGAGCGTTACGAACTAGCGGCCAACCAATTACGTTTGTTACAGGTTGAACGTGAAATGGAGCAGGAGAAGGCTGAGCAGCTGAACACGGAATATCGTCAGTTGCATGATGAATATACGAAATTGCAGACGGAATATAACGAATGGATTGAATTGATTGAACAGGACCAGACCTAG
- a CDS encoding cytochrome C oxidase subunit II, translating into MKKGITWLAACMLILVLTACGGANQSADSDSNGSDAGVTASEELVIKASNYKFDQPEYHLKKGVPVKIVYENVNGNHGILVPELNLTLDTRNSSKVITPDKVGEFEMSCSVFCGSGHSSMISKIIVEE; encoded by the coding sequence ATGAAGAAAGGCATAACATGGCTCGCTGCCTGTATGTTAATTCTGGTCCTCACTGCATGTGGAGGAGCGAATCAGTCCGCAGACTCTGACAGCAACGGGTCGGATGCCGGCGTTACAGCCAGTGAAGAACTGGTCATCAAGGCAAGCAACTACAAATTTGATCAACCCGAGTACCATCTTAAAAAAGGTGTCCCGGTTAAGATTGTTTATGAAAATGTAAACGGAAACCACGGTATTCTCGTGCCCGAGTTGAATCTTACGCTCGACACCAGAAATAGCTCCAAAGTCATAACCCCGGACAAAGTTGGTGAGTTTGAAATGTCCTGTTCGGTCTTCTGTGGTTCAGGACACAGCAGCATGATCTCCAAAATTATCGTTGAAGAATAG
- a CDS encoding phage holin family protein, translated as MNFLGHVVRFVIAAIVLMVVSWIVPGFAVGGFWSALLLALVIALLGWIVEGIFGKRVNPFGRGIVGFIVSALVIWLGQYVVDHVEVSLLGAILAALVIGIIDLFIPVSTPFDAGRSSKS; from the coding sequence ATGAATTTCCTGGGACATGTCGTGCGATTTGTCATCGCTGCAATTGTATTAATGGTGGTCAGCTGGATCGTTCCCGGATTCGCCGTTGGTGGCTTCTGGAGCGCCCTGTTGCTTGCTCTCGTCATTGCCCTGCTCGGCTGGATCGTTGAAGGTATCTTCGGCAAAAGAGTCAACCCGTTTGGTCGCGGTATTGTCGGATTTATCGTTAGCGCACTGGTGATTTGGCTTGGTCAATATGTTGTAGATCATGTTGAAGTCAGCCTGCTCGGTGCCATTCTCGCTGCGCTGGTTATCGGGATTATCGATCTCTTCATCCCGGTATCCACCCCTTTTGATGCCGGACGAAGCTCCAAAAGTTAA
- a CDS encoding endonuclease MutS2, translating to MDTKILHTLEYRKILNTLLSFAQTTMGKKKAEQLEPSSELEEVKRLLQQTDEAFTFDRLKGSPSFGGIVDITASIKRAEIGGTLNPHELLGISNTTFAARRLKRQIGTLHEDEPIESLFYISDQLSEQKTLEDAIKICIDDNAEVADSASVTLAQIRRELRGGEARIREKLDSMIRSSTVSKMLQDQLITIRGDRFVIPVKAEYRSYFGGIVHDQSGSGATLFIEPESIVAMNNKLRETRIREEREIEIILQKLTALVSEQGEWLLYDVDLLGSLDFIFAKARLARELKATLPRMNDRGFLKLKKGRHPLIPIENVVPIDIELGNDYTSIIVTGPNTGGKTVTLKTIGLLSLMAMSGLFVPAEDGSQLCVFDAIYADIGDEQSIEQNLSTFSSHMTNIIRILKNMTPKSLVLLDELGAGTDPAEGSALAISMLEHMHRTGCRMVATTHYSELKAYAYERKGVINASMEFDINTLSPTYRLLVGVPGRSNAFAIAERLGLPGYILDYARGEVKEEDQRIEHMIASLEENRLTAEQEREKAESLRQDMEKLRSRHQTELEKLEQQRDRRIEKAEEDARSIVDKARAEAEKIIADLRLLAMEEGASVKEHKLIAARKQLDEAEPEKRRKTVKKTATAPKTRAIGPGDEVLVYSLNQKGHVVEMSGSKDAMVQLGIMKMKVSLDDLELQQSAPAAKPKQKPVTGMKRTRDDNVKSELDLRGTNLEEALMETDRFIDEAFLANLGQVYIIHGKGTGILRSGIQDYLRKHKHIKSYRLGNYGEGGNGVTVAELE from the coding sequence TTGGACACGAAAATTTTACACACACTGGAATATCGCAAAATTTTAAATACATTGCTTAGCTTTGCTCAGACGACCATGGGAAAAAAGAAAGCGGAGCAACTTGAACCAAGCAGTGAACTTGAAGAAGTGAAGCGTTTGCTGCAGCAAACCGATGAAGCCTTCACATTTGATCGCCTGAAAGGCTCACCGTCTTTTGGGGGAATTGTAGATATTACGGCTTCCATCAAACGTGCTGAAATTGGAGGCACACTTAACCCTCACGAACTTTTGGGAATATCCAATACAACCTTTGCGGCGCGGCGATTGAAACGTCAGATTGGTACTTTGCATGAAGATGAGCCCATCGAATCATTGTTCTATATCAGTGATCAACTGTCAGAGCAAAAAACGCTTGAGGATGCCATAAAAATCTGTATTGACGATAATGCAGAGGTTGCCGACAGTGCAAGCGTAACGTTGGCGCAGATTCGTCGTGAGCTGCGAGGCGGAGAAGCACGGATTCGCGAAAAACTGGATTCCATGATACGATCCTCTACCGTATCCAAGATGCTTCAGGATCAGCTCATCACCATCAGAGGAGACCGTTTTGTAATTCCGGTGAAAGCTGAATATCGTTCGTACTTTGGCGGGATTGTGCATGATCAATCCGGTTCAGGTGCGACATTGTTCATTGAGCCGGAATCCATTGTTGCAATGAACAACAAATTACGTGAGACCCGGATTCGGGAAGAACGCGAAATAGAAATTATTTTGCAGAAATTGACGGCACTTGTCAGTGAGCAGGGAGAGTGGCTGTTGTATGATGTCGACTTGCTGGGATCACTTGATTTTATCTTTGCCAAAGCACGTCTCGCTCGTGAACTAAAAGCAACTTTGCCTCGCATGAATGACCGCGGGTTCCTGAAGCTTAAGAAAGGCCGTCATCCACTGATTCCGATTGAAAACGTGGTTCCAATCGACATAGAGTTGGGCAATGATTACACATCCATTATCGTGACAGGTCCGAATACGGGTGGTAAGACGGTAACGCTCAAAACGATTGGATTGCTCAGCCTAATGGCAATGTCCGGTTTATTTGTTCCGGCTGAGGATGGCAGTCAGTTATGTGTATTTGATGCGATTTATGCAGACATTGGGGACGAGCAGAGTATCGAGCAGAATCTGAGTACTTTCTCCAGTCATATGACCAACATCATTCGCATTCTGAAAAACATGACGCCAAAAAGTTTGGTGTTGCTCGATGAACTTGGAGCAGGGACAGACCCGGCTGAAGGTTCCGCACTGGCGATCTCCATGCTGGAGCATATGCACCGGACGGGATGTCGCATGGTTGCAACAACTCACTACAGTGAACTGAAAGCATACGCATATGAGCGTAAAGGTGTCATTAATGCCAGCATGGAATTTGACATCAACACACTGAGTCCAACCTATCGCCTTCTGGTGGGTGTACCTGGACGAAGTAATGCATTTGCCATTGCAGAGCGACTGGGACTGCCGGGTTACATTCTCGACTACGCCCGTGGCGAAGTGAAGGAAGAGGATCAACGGATTGAGCACATGATTGCTTCTCTTGAAGAGAACCGTCTTACAGCTGAACAAGAGCGTGAGAAGGCAGAGAGCTTGCGCCAGGATATGGAGAAATTACGCAGTCGTCATCAGACCGAACTGGAGAAGCTGGAACAGCAGCGTGATCGCCGGATTGAAAAAGCAGAAGAAGATGCACGCAGCATTGTGGACAAGGCTCGCGCGGAAGCGGAGAAGATTATAGCAGATCTTCGCCTGTTGGCTATGGAAGAAGGTGCTTCCGTGAAGGAGCACAAACTCATTGCTGCCCGCAAACAGTTGGACGAGGCAGAACCGGAGAAACGCAGAAAAACGGTTAAGAAGACGGCAACAGCGCCGAAGACTCGTGCCATCGGTCCTGGTGATGAAGTGCTTGTCTACAGTTTGAATCAGAAAGGCCATGTTGTAGAGATGTCGGGCAGCAAAGACGCTATGGTACAACTGGGGATTATGAAAATGAAAGTATCCCTGGATGATCTGGAACTGCAGCAATCGGCTCCCGCAGCCAAACCGAAACAAAAACCGGTAACGGGTATGAAACGTACACGTGATGACAATGTGAAAAGTGAATTGGATCTGCGTGGTACCAACCTGGAAGAAGCTCTGATGGAGACAGATCGGTTCATTGATGAAGCTTTCCTTGCCAACCTGGGCCAAGTTTATATTATTCACGGTAAAGGTACAGGAATTTTACGTTCCGGTATTCAGGATTACCTGCGTAAGCATAAACATATTAAAAGCTACCGGCTGGGCAATTACGGAGAAGGCGGGAACGGTGTGACCGTCGCAGAATTGGAATAG
- a CDS encoding DUF350 domain-containing protein, protein MGRGERCVIESIDQLLSHPLGMVLGFFSVAIMELLVFLACFELVTKYKCWTEIKKGNVAVAMATGGKIFGICNVLRFCIQAKSSVYEAMTWSFVGFFLLLVAYFLFEFLTPVFSIDKEIAADNRAVGLISMVISVSLSFVIGASII, encoded by the coding sequence ATGGGGAGAGGGGAACGGTGCGTGATAGAAAGCATTGACCAATTGCTGTCTCATCCCTTGGGGATGGTACTCGGTTTTTTCTCGGTAGCGATTATGGAGCTACTTGTATTTCTGGCTTGCTTCGAACTGGTGACCAAGTATAAATGCTGGACGGAGATCAAGAAGGGCAATGTGGCCGTTGCGATGGCTACAGGAGGTAAGATCTTCGGGATCTGCAACGTACTGCGTTTTTGCATACAGGCTAAATCTTCGGTGTATGAAGCCATGACGTGGTCGTTTGTTGGGTTCTTCCTTCTGCTCGTTGCCTATTTTTTGTTCGAATTCCTGACACCCGTGTTCTCCATTGATAAGGAGATCGCAGCGGACAACCGAGCTGTTGGATTGATATCCATGGTTATTTCCGTTTCATTGTCGTTTGTTATTGGCGCGAGTATTATCTAG
- a CDS encoding MFS transporter — protein MKITLGRQSILLLGVNGLFALAGALSGTFLNVFLWKSRPDYAMLGWFTLSQQLAIGLTFWLAGKWVKEHNKMSALRLGTALSGIFYMIVLWAGSKAVDWIWPLGILLGCSLGLFWIAFNVVYFEITDRENRDLFNGWVGLLGSMTGIIGPWFSGLIITRMTDNTGYRLIFTVSLVIYVIAVVFSFFLKKRKVSGTYRWSEPWIQISKPDSPWRTLALGLFAQGAREGVFAFLIALLVYVATAQEYKLGQFSLITSAVALISYWAVGKWSKPQYRSRGMFIGALILLIVLIPLLWKVTYVTLLIMGIGSAVAMPLYILPMISAGFDMMGTSGENVEKRVELVVLRELCLMVGRLFGLIIFIITVMNSPSLRMLTWLIIVLGAFPLIGWIFMRKLLNRTEGQEPSA, from the coding sequence ATGAAGATTACTTTAGGCCGACAATCCATTCTGCTTTTGGGCGTGAATGGATTGTTTGCGTTAGCCGGAGCGTTGTCCGGAACTTTTTTGAATGTGTTTCTGTGGAAAAGCCGTCCGGATTATGCCATGTTGGGGTGGTTCACTCTCAGCCAGCAACTGGCCATTGGACTGACATTCTGGCTTGCTGGCAAATGGGTCAAGGAACACAATAAAATGAGTGCACTACGATTAGGTACTGCGCTGTCCGGCATATTTTATATGATAGTCCTCTGGGCTGGTTCCAAAGCTGTAGACTGGATATGGCCTCTGGGTATACTACTCGGATGTTCCCTGGGGCTGTTCTGGATCGCATTTAATGTTGTGTATTTTGAAATAACAGATCGAGAAAACAGGGATCTATTCAATGGCTGGGTTGGGTTACTTGGTTCGATGACCGGAATTATAGGTCCATGGTTCTCCGGTCTGATTATTACTCGCATGACAGACAACACAGGATATCGGCTCATCTTCACGGTATCACTCGTCATTTATGTTATCGCGGTAGTCTTTAGTTTTTTTCTGAAAAAGAGAAAGGTAAGTGGAACATACCGCTGGTCCGAGCCTTGGATACAGATATCCAAACCGGATAGTCCCTGGAGGACCTTGGCTTTGGGTTTGTTCGCTCAGGGTGCGCGTGAAGGGGTCTTTGCCTTTCTGATTGCACTGCTTGTATACGTGGCCACTGCACAGGAGTATAAGTTGGGACAGTTCTCACTCATCACTTCGGCCGTGGCATTAATAAGTTATTGGGCAGTAGGGAAATGGTCCAAACCACAGTATAGATCCAGAGGCATGTTCATCGGAGCTCTGATTCTGCTGATTGTGCTGATTCCTCTTCTGTGGAAAGTGACCTATGTTACGCTGTTAATCATGGGGATCGGAAGTGCGGTTGCGATGCCATTGTATATTTTACCTATGATATCAGCGGGATTCGACATGATGGGCACGAGTGGCGAAAATGTGGAGAAAAGGGTTGAACTTGTCGTATTGAGGGAATTATGTCTGATGGTTGGCCGACTTTTTGGGTTGATCATATTTATTATAACGGTCATGAATAGTCCGTCCCTGCGCATGTTAACCTGGCTTATTATCGTTCTGGGTGCTTTTCCGCTAATTGGATGGATCTTTATGCGCAAGTTATTGAACCGAACGGAAGGGCAAGAGCCCTCGGCTTAG
- a CDS encoding FAD-dependent oxidoreductase, which yields MELINGKTFWPTTFASPPHYPVLQENLSCDCLIIGGGMGGALSAKLLTDQGIDTVVIDKRDIGHGSSMANTGLLQYTNDKTLTSCIQTFGEETGVRFYELCRDAMHHLERISSKLEIDPWFVPRTSLYCASHEEDVTLMEEEYRNLKHYGFDVELWDQEKISALFPFSKRAALYTSGDAEVNPYRLVHSLFHSASRQGARVYTHSEFTHCDYDENGVLCYTPHGTVRAKHVIFSTGYETQEIKKDRGAYLQSTYAIATKPLQDLSSWHKQCMIWETERPYLYMRTTPDGRIIAGGLDENRPREEQRAIKAVHKGEILLHKIAEYFPLPDLEVDYAWEAVFGSTHDGLPLIGPHPDYPNSYFVEGYGGNGTVYSMIAASLIVDAITGKPNPDMDLFSLTRTSKPSPV from the coding sequence ATGGAACTTATTAACGGAAAAACATTCTGGCCAACTACCTTTGCTTCTCCTCCCCATTATCCTGTTTTGCAAGAAAACCTGTCCTGTGATTGTCTAATCATCGGTGGTGGAATGGGAGGCGCGTTGTCTGCCAAGCTTTTGACGGATCAGGGGATTGACACCGTTGTTATTGACAAAAGAGATATCGGTCATGGCAGCAGCATGGCAAATACGGGCCTGCTCCAATATACAAATGACAAAACGCTCACCTCTTGTATCCAGACATTTGGGGAAGAAACCGGTGTTCGATTCTACGAATTATGCCGGGATGCCATGCACCATCTTGAAAGAATTTCATCGAAGCTTGAGATTGATCCTTGGTTTGTGCCTCGCACAAGTCTGTATTGTGCAAGTCATGAGGAAGATGTAACGTTGATGGAGGAAGAATATCGTAACCTGAAACATTATGGATTTGATGTGGAGCTGTGGGATCAGGAAAAAATCAGTGCACTGTTCCCGTTCAGCAAACGTGCTGCACTATACACAAGCGGGGATGCTGAGGTTAATCCGTATCGTTTGGTTCACTCGCTATTCCACTCAGCCTCACGTCAAGGAGCAAGGGTCTATACTCATAGTGAATTCACCCATTGTGATTATGATGAAAATGGCGTCCTATGTTACACACCTCATGGCACTGTACGTGCCAAACATGTTATTTTCTCAACAGGCTATGAAACACAAGAAATTAAAAAGGACAGAGGCGCATACCTCCAAAGCACATATGCTATCGCTACCAAGCCACTACAGGATCTGAGCAGCTGGCATAAGCAATGCATGATATGGGAGACCGAACGACCTTATCTATATATGCGCACAACTCCAGACGGAAGAATTATTGCAGGTGGACTTGATGAGAACCGTCCTCGAGAAGAACAACGGGCAATCAAGGCCGTTCATAAAGGTGAGATTTTGCTTCATAAAATTGCCGAGTATTTCCCATTACCTGATCTCGAAGTTGATTACGCTTGGGAAGCTGTTTTTGGAAGCACCCATGATGGTCTTCCGCTAATCGGTCCACACCCAGACTATCCGAATTCGTACTTTGTTGAAGGGTATGGAGGCAACGGTACCGTATACAGCATGATTGCTGCTTCCTTAATTGTGGATGCTATTACTGGCAAACCAAACCCCGATATGGATCTGTTCTCACTCACACGTACAAGTAAACCATCTCCTGTATAA
- a CDS encoding spore coat protein yields MYTQSLSSGGNFMQEQDLLKSILADLRRTSREYTTATTESACPTTRRMFNDLTNDTLRLQGELFNLMQQNNMYSASSKALRQDVDKQIQSAHQTQQKCQQFIQEKNTQNSSYSQAPNVPQHQPNYGNPYYM; encoded by the coding sequence GTGTACACTCAATCTTTGTCATCTGGTGGGAATTTTATGCAAGAGCAAGATTTGTTGAAGTCGATTCTTGCAGATTTAAGACGAACTTCACGTGAATATACAACGGCAACTACTGAATCTGCTTGCCCCACGACCCGGAGAATGTTCAATGATTTAACGAACGACACATTAAGACTGCAAGGTGAACTGTTCAACCTGATGCAACAAAACAACATGTATTCCGCTTCATCGAAAGCACTTCGTCAGGATGTGGACAAACAAATCCAGTCTGCACACCAGACCCAACAGAAGTGTCAGCAATTCATTCAAGAAAAGAACACGCAGAACAGTTCATACAGCCAAGCTCCTAATGTGCCTCAGCATCAACCGAATTACGGTAACCCTTATTACATGTAA
- a CDS encoding Lrp/AsnC family transcriptional regulator: protein MKDLNDLQLKVLDLLKEDARRTPALLSTLLGESEDKIKNAVAQLEQDHVIVKYATVVNWSKIDDEKVTALIEVQITPERGRGFEGIAERIYLYPQVKSVYLMSGAYDLLVEVEGGNLREVANFVSEKLSPIDSVLSTKTNFILKKYKQDGIIFEDHQEDNRLMISP from the coding sequence ATGAAAGATTTGAACGATCTGCAATTAAAAGTTCTGGATCTGTTGAAGGAAGACGCGAGAAGGACTCCCGCACTGCTGTCGACGCTGCTGGGGGAGTCGGAAGACAAGATTAAAAACGCCGTGGCACAGCTAGAACAAGACCACGTCATCGTAAAATACGCAACCGTCGTCAACTGGAGCAAAATAGATGATGAGAAAGTAACGGCCCTGATTGAGGTGCAGATCACGCCAGAGCGTGGTCGTGGTTTTGAAGGGATTGCCGAACGCATTTATCTCTATCCGCAAGTGAAGTCCGTATATCTCATGTCCGGTGCATACGATCTGCTCGTTGAAGTGGAAGGTGGCAACCTGCGTGAAGTCGCTAATTTTGTGTCGGAGAAACTGTCTCCGATAGACTCTGTACTTTCAACCAAAACGAATTTTATTCTTAAAAAATATAAGCAGGACGGGATTATTTTTGAAGACCATCAGGAAGACAACCGTCTCATGATCTCGCCGTAA
- a CDS encoding aminotransferase class I/II-fold pyridoxal phosphate-dependent enzyme — protein MIVNEQTTGNNKKMTSYLAPLVQQIPPSGIRKFFDLVGDNKDIITLGVGEPDFVTPWHMREACVYSLERGMTSYTSNAGMPKLREAISEYLDTQFDTKYDPKDEIIVTVGGSEAIDLALRALIVPGDEILIPEPSYVAYSPIASIGGGIPVGVETYAKDQFKLTAEALEAGITPKSKVVILCYPSNPTGAIMTYEEWLPIAEVIKKHDLIVIADEIYAELTYTQKHVSFAAIPDMKERTILVSGFSKAFAMTGWRIGYMCGHPELIAAMLKIHQYTVMCAPAMGQVAALEALTNGLGEKDRMVESYNQRRRLIVQGFRDIGLDCHEPQGAFYAFPSIQKTGMSSDLFAERLLTENKVAAVPGNVFGPQGEGFLRCSYATSVTQLNEALERIGNFVYKIQKEG, from the coding sequence ATGATAGTGAATGAACAGACAACCGGGAACAACAAGAAAATGACATCATATCTGGCACCTCTCGTGCAGCAGATACCTCCATCCGGAATTCGTAAATTTTTTGATCTGGTTGGAGACAACAAGGATATTATCACATTGGGTGTGGGTGAGCCTGATTTTGTTACCCCTTGGCATATGCGTGAAGCTTGTGTATACTCGCTGGAAAGAGGCATGACCAGCTACACATCAAACGCAGGTATGCCAAAGTTGAGAGAAGCCATCAGTGAATATCTGGATACGCAGTTTGATACCAAATACGATCCCAAGGATGAGATTATTGTTACCGTGGGTGGCAGTGAAGCGATTGACTTGGCTTTGCGAGCATTAATCGTACCAGGCGACGAGATTCTCATTCCTGAACCTTCGTACGTGGCTTATTCACCAATCGCTTCAATCGGTGGCGGTATACCGGTTGGTGTTGAAACCTACGCGAAAGATCAGTTTAAGTTAACTGCCGAAGCACTTGAAGCTGGTATCACACCGAAGTCGAAAGTGGTTATTCTGTGTTATCCGAGTAATCCCACTGGAGCTATCATGACTTATGAAGAGTGGCTGCCTATTGCTGAAGTGATTAAAAAGCATGATCTGATTGTGATCGCGGATGAAATTTACGCTGAATTGACGTATACGCAAAAACATGTTAGCTTTGCAGCTATCCCTGACATGAAGGAGCGGACCATTCTCGTAAGCGGATTTTCAAAGGCTTTTGCAATGACAGGTTGGCGGATTGGGTACATGTGTGGTCATCCTGAGCTTATTGCAGCCATGCTCAAAATCCATCAGTATACGGTAATGTGTGCGCCGGCCATGGGTCAGGTTGCTGCACTTGAAGCGTTGACGAATGGTTTGGGTGAGAAAGATCGGATGGTAGAATCGTATAATCAGCGTAGACGTTTAATTGTGCAGGGATTCAGGGATATTGGACTTGATTGTCATGAACCTCAGGGAGCATTCTATGCATTCCCGAGCATTCAAAAGACGGGTATGAGTTCCGACCTGTTTGCTGAACGATTGTTAACTGAGAATAAAGTGGCTGCTGTTCCGGGCAATGTTTTTGGACCTCAGGGTGAAGGCTTCTTGCGTTGTTCTTATGCTACTTCTGTAACCCAATTAAATGAAGCTTTGGAACGAATCGGAAACTTTGTTTACAAAATTCAAAAAGAGGGTTAA